One genomic window of Sodaliphilus pleomorphus includes the following:
- a CDS encoding AAA family ATPase: protein MQQQSQNIDLDNPEFQNAWAMIQNTHRSVFLTGKAGTGKSTFLRYICAHTKKKHVILAPTGIAAVNAGGQTLHSFFKIPFKPLIPDDPDYSPRRMRETMRFPRAKVKLLRELELIVIDEISMVRCDIIDFIDKVLRVYSGNMREPFGGKQLLFVGDIFQLEPVVTRDMRQILNHWYKQFFFFNARVFSQLGLVPIELRKIYRQSDNQFVALLDRVRVNQATAADLAALNTRYTPDYRDNDGSFVITLATRRDTVDAINDEHMIALTTPEYTFHGEITGTFPDGDLPTNRDLTLKQGAQVIFIRNDKEGRWVNGTIAKVSALTDSDIEVEMENGETHNLDPEQWENVQYTYDEKEKKVIETPIGTFKQYPVKPAWALTVHKSQGLTFGKVVIDFAGGAFTSGQTYVALSRCTSLEGITLLKPLSMRDIIVSSAVVAFSHQFNNQQVIDSAIEQEKARHLYLRAVHAFDHNEFGECIAALSQARLLHDVTLKPAVQRLAALKLQRFNRQEKEIKNLAQVIDAQNKMLRKLALEFTAMGDQSLGMGSLAEEPSTSYGTSQPALDEIAMRSALANYNKAIDISPTCIPAYLGKARLLMIIDEPRKALATIEQALKIEPGNYDALVAMAQYHGSQKDVPNAIKAYKRAIKAKRTAALPHEALAAIYEALGLDDLADRHAAKAKVLRAKEHKKK, encoded by the coding sequence ATGCAGCAACAGTCACAAAACATCGATCTCGACAACCCGGAGTTTCAAAACGCCTGGGCCATGATACAGAACACCCACCGCTCGGTATTTCTCACGGGCAAGGCCGGCACGGGCAAGAGCACCTTTCTGCGCTACATATGCGCCCACACCAAGAAGAAGCACGTGATACTGGCCCCCACGGGCATTGCTGCCGTCAACGCAGGCGGCCAGACGCTGCACTCCTTCTTCAAGATACCCTTCAAGCCCCTCATTCCCGACGACCCCGACTACTCGCCCCGCCGCATGCGCGAAACGATGCGTTTTCCACGCGCCAAGGTGAAGCTGCTGCGCGAGCTGGAGCTCATCGTCATCGACGAGATATCGATGGTGCGCTGCGACATCATCGACTTCATCGACAAGGTGCTGCGTGTGTACTCGGGCAACATGCGAGAGCCCTTCGGGGGAAAGCAACTGCTCTTTGTGGGCGACATCTTCCAGCTTGAACCCGTGGTGACGCGCGACATGCGGCAGATCTTGAATCACTGGTACAAGCAGTTTTTCTTCTTCAACGCTCGCGTTTTCTCCCAACTGGGCCTGGTGCCCATCGAGTTGCGCAAGATATACCGCCAGAGCGACAACCAGTTTGTCGCCCTGCTCGACCGCGTGCGCGTGAACCAAGCCACGGCGGCCGACCTGGCCGCCCTCAACACCCGCTACACCCCCGACTACCGCGACAATGACGGCAGCTTTGTGATTACCCTGGCCACACGCCGCGACACCGTCGACGCCATCAACGACGAGCACATGATCGCCCTCACCACTCCCGAGTACACCTTTCACGGCGAGATCACGGGCACCTTCCCCGACGGCGACCTGCCCACCAACCGCGACCTCACGCTCAAGCAGGGGGCACAGGTCATCTTCATACGCAACGACAAGGAAGGGCGCTGGGTGAACGGCACCATCGCCAAGGTCTCGGCGTTGACCGACAGCGACATCGAGGTGGAAATGGAAAACGGCGAAACCCACAACCTCGACCCCGAGCAGTGGGAAAACGTGCAATACACCTACGACGAAAAAGAGAAAAAGGTGATAGAGACACCCATTGGCACCTTCAAGCAGTACCCCGTGAAGCCAGCCTGGGCGCTCACCGTGCACAAGAGCCAGGGACTCACCTTCGGCAAGGTGGTCATCGACTTTGCCGGCGGCGCCTTCACCAGCGGGCAGACCTATGTGGCCCTGTCGCGCTGCACCTCGCTCGAGGGCATCACCCTGCTCAAGCCCTTGAGCATGCGCGACATCATCGTGTCGAGCGCCGTGGTTGCCTTCAGTCATCAATTCAACAATCAGCAAGTCATCGACAGCGCCATCGAGCAGGAAAAAGCCCGCCATCTCTATCTGAGAGCCGTGCACGCCTTCGACCACAATGAGTTTGGCGAGTGCATTGCCGCCCTGTCGCAGGCACGCCTGCTGCACGACGTCACCCTTAAACCGGCAGTGCAACGCCTGGCCGCCCTCAAGCTGCAACGCTTCAACCGCCAGGAAAAGGAAATAAAAAATCTCGCTCAAGTCATCGACGCTCAAAACAAAATGCTGCGCAAGCTGGCGCTCGAGTTCACGGCAATGGGCGACCAAAGTTTGGGAATGGGCAGCCTCGCCGAGGAGCCATCGACGTCCTATGGCACAAGCCAGCCCGCGCTCGACGAAATCGCCATGCGCTCGGCCCTGGCCAATTACAACAAGGCCATCGACATAAGCCCCACCTGCATCCCGGCCTACCTGGGCAAGGCAAGGCTGCTCATGATCATCGACGAGCCCCGCAAGGCACTCGCCACCATCGAGCAGGCACTCAAGATTGAGCCGGGCAACTACGACGCACTCGTCGCCATGGCGCAATACCACGGCTCGCAGAAAGACGTGCCCAACGCCATCAAGGCCTACAAGCGTGCCATCAAGGCCAAGCGCACGGCAGCCCTGCCCCACGAGGCTCTTGCAGCCATCTATGAGGCTCTGGGCCTCGACGACCTGGCCGACCGCCATGCGGCCAAAGCCAAGGTGCTGAGGGCCAAAGAGCACAAAAAGAAATAA
- a CDS encoding methylenetetrahydrofolate reductase, whose protein sequence is MTKIIDIINGSHKPFASFEIVPPLKGNDAARLYAAIEPLMQFAPPFINVTCHRDEVEYIDNGDGTYSRLTLAKRPSTLAITAAIMSHFDVEVVPHVICGGASKTKIESELLDLNFMGIDNVVALRGDAMTGQKFFQPEPDGFAHSDELVAMIARLNRGEYLDPNVKNGISTDFCVGVGAYPEKHYEAANLETDIAHLKAKVDAGAHYVITQMFFDNSRYYDFVRRCRVAGITVPVIPGLKPLSTLRQLELLPRSFHIDLPHDLVTAILQAPDPEAVYEVGIEWCIAQSRDLLAHGVPAIHYYTMGKARNVTAVVQAVF, encoded by the coding sequence ATGACCAAGATTATCGACATCATCAACGGTAGCCACAAGCCCTTTGCCTCGTTCGAGATAGTGCCGCCCCTCAAGGGCAACGATGCGGCGCGCCTCTATGCGGCCATTGAACCGCTCATGCAGTTTGCCCCGCCGTTTATCAACGTCACCTGTCACCGCGACGAGGTGGAATATATCGACAACGGCGATGGCACCTACTCGCGCCTGACCCTGGCCAAGCGCCCCAGCACACTGGCCATCACGGCGGCCATCATGAGCCACTTCGACGTCGAGGTGGTGCCTCATGTGATATGCGGCGGGGCCTCGAAAACCAAAATCGAAAGCGAGCTGCTCGACCTCAACTTCATGGGTATCGACAATGTGGTGGCCCTGCGCGGCGACGCCATGACGGGGCAAAAGTTTTTTCAGCCCGAGCCCGACGGCTTTGCCCACAGCGATGAGCTGGTGGCCATGATTGCGCGACTCAACCGTGGCGAGTATCTCGACCCCAATGTAAAAAACGGCATATCCACCGACTTCTGCGTGGGCGTGGGAGCCTATCCCGAGAAGCACTACGAGGCAGCCAATCTTGAGACCGACATCGCACATCTCAAGGCCAAGGTCGATGCTGGCGCCCACTATGTGATTACGCAGATGTTTTTTGACAACAGCCGCTACTACGACTTTGTGCGGCGGTGCCGTGTGGCAGGCATCACGGTGCCCGTCATCCCCGGGCTCAAGCCCTTGTCCACGTTGCGCCAGCTTGAGCTGCTGCCCCGCAGCTTCCACATCGACCTGCCTCACGACCTGGTGACGGCCATTCTCCAAGCCCCCGACCCCGAGGCGGTGTATGAGGTGGGCATAGAGTGGTGCATCGCGCAAAGTCGCGACCTGCTGGCCCATGGCGTTCCGGCCATTCACTACTACACGATGGGCAAGGCCCGCAACGTGACAGCTGTGGTGCAGGCTGTGTTTTGA
- the metH gene encoding methionine synthase, protein MNYNDKNIEQALRERILILDGAMGTLIQSKALRESDYATGPFAGWPVALKGDNDVLNLTRPDVIRAIHRSYIEAGSDVITTNTFNCTRISQQEYSCQEQVSAMALAGACLAREAADAAGRTVWVAGSLGPTSKSLSLPSDVNVPESRAASFDEMASCYRETVRALREGGVDVLLLETCYDALNAKAALYAISQVDEELGCRIPVMLSVTVNDRSGRTLTGQTLAAFYCSVSHYPLLSFGLNCSFGVTELRPLVERLAATVPAFISLYPNAGLPNAMGDYDETPCYTARHIEDMAQAGLLNLAGGCCGTTPEHIAHIARALRGVKPHVPCREQEHLVVSGLETVTVDKAVTNLVNVGERTNVAGSRKFARLIAAGNLDEALRVARDQIENGASIIDINMDDAMLDSRQHMRRFVRCTASDPAVARAALMIDSSDWDTIVEGLKNAQGKCIVNSISLKEGEQAFLAKARELRRLGAAVVVMAFDERGQATCLERKVEICRRAYDLLTQQVHFPAHDIIFDVNVLSVGTGIEAHARYAVDFIEAVRWIKAHLPGALTSGGVSNLSFAFRGNTVVRQAMHSVFLYHAIQAGLDMAIINPGMIQVYDEIEPRLLKAVEDVILDRRSDATEALIALAQEIKTQGQEAASHESTAAAQWRSGSVDERLAHALVKGVSDYLAVDVAQALEQCGGNAVQVIEGPLMAGMERVGQYFGEGKMFLPQVVKSAKVMKQAVALLQPELEKRNSGNSLVGKPRIVLATVKGDVHDIGKNIVSIVLACNNFEVIDLGVMVDNTTILAAARRYEPVFVGVSGLITPSLKEMENLCRLFEREGMRVPIFVGGATTSAVHTAVKLAPLYSGGVIYGGDASSTSVFAKKYLAHPAQELAVLRQRQQQLRHVYAASHKMALMPYGQACASAPRLEAVQCYPRRREVPLQVSIEQVEPLIDWHMLLHYWGFKPGQESSDQARLALAAARQQLEQVKRDSSIALRTVVKYYDACRQGNDIVLDNGTRLPMLRAQSGKCESLADFFPEQGTAPIGLFCVTAVDQLSEGDPKDFEHLMQQGLAARLAEAAAQWLQEQLYKPGDVVIRPAFGYATCPDHSLKAIVVDALDARELLGLSLTESYMIVPATSVCGLLVAHPEAHYFAVGKIDRDQLADYARRRRLPVEEVEKLLINNVQ, encoded by the coding sequence ATGAACTACAACGATAAAAACATAGAACAGGCGCTGCGCGAGCGCATCTTGATACTCGACGGAGCCATGGGTACACTCATCCAGAGCAAGGCGCTGCGTGAGAGCGACTATGCTACGGGCCCCTTTGCGGGGTGGCCTGTTGCCCTCAAGGGCGACAACGATGTGCTCAACCTCACGCGCCCCGATGTGATACGGGCAATACACCGCAGCTACATCGAGGCGGGGAGCGACGTGATCACGACCAACACGTTTAACTGCACACGCATTTCTCAACAAGAGTACAGCTGCCAGGAGCAGGTGAGTGCCATGGCCCTTGCCGGGGCGTGTCTTGCTCGCGAGGCGGCCGATGCTGCCGGGCGCACTGTGTGGGTGGCGGGGAGCTTGGGCCCTACCAGCAAGTCGCTCTCGCTGCCCAGCGATGTGAATGTGCCCGAGAGCCGTGCAGCCAGCTTCGACGAGATGGCCTCCTGCTACCGCGAGACGGTGAGAGCCTTGCGCGAGGGCGGTGTCGACGTGCTGCTGCTCGAGACGTGCTACGATGCCCTCAATGCCAAGGCTGCTCTATATGCCATAAGCCAGGTCGATGAGGAGCTGGGCTGTCGCATCCCGGTCATGTTGTCGGTCACGGTCAACGACCGCAGCGGCCGCACCTTGACGGGGCAGACGCTCGCGGCCTTCTATTGCAGCGTGAGCCACTACCCGCTGCTCTCGTTCGGGCTCAATTGCAGCTTTGGGGTGACCGAGTTGCGGCCCCTGGTAGAACGGCTGGCTGCCACAGTGCCGGCCTTCATCAGCTTGTATCCCAATGCGGGCTTGCCCAACGCCATGGGCGACTACGACGAGACGCCGTGCTACACGGCCCGGCACATCGAGGACATGGCTCAGGCCGGGCTGCTCAACCTGGCTGGCGGCTGCTGTGGCACCACGCCCGAGCACATTGCCCACATTGCACGCGCCCTGCGCGGCGTGAAGCCTCACGTGCCCTGTCGCGAGCAGGAGCACCTTGTGGTGTCGGGCCTCGAGACGGTGACGGTCGACAAGGCCGTGACCAACCTGGTGAATGTGGGCGAGCGCACCAATGTGGCTGGCAGCCGCAAGTTTGCCCGCCTCATTGCCGCGGGCAATCTCGACGAGGCCTTGCGGGTGGCACGCGACCAGATTGAGAACGGTGCCAGTATCATCGACATCAACATGGACGATGCCATGCTCGACAGCCGCCAGCACATGCGCCGCTTTGTGCGTTGCACGGCCAGCGACCCAGCTGTGGCCCGTGCGGCGCTCATGATTGACTCGTCCGACTGGGACACGATCGTCGAGGGGCTGAAAAATGCCCAAGGCAAGTGCATCGTCAACTCCATCAGTCTCAAGGAGGGCGAGCAGGCCTTCCTGGCCAAGGCCCGTGAACTGCGCAGGCTGGGGGCCGCCGTTGTGGTCATGGCCTTCGACGAGCGCGGGCAGGCTACCTGCCTCGAGCGCAAGGTGGAGATATGCCGCCGGGCCTATGACCTACTCACGCAGCAAGTGCATTTTCCTGCCCACGACATCATCTTCGACGTCAACGTGCTCTCGGTGGGCACGGGCATCGAGGCCCATGCCCGCTATGCGGTCGACTTCATCGAGGCTGTGCGCTGGATCAAGGCTCATCTGCCCGGGGCGCTCACGAGCGGAGGCGTGTCCAATCTGTCGTTTGCCTTCAGGGGCAACACGGTGGTGCGCCAGGCCATGCACTCGGTGTTTCTTTACCATGCCATTCAGGCCGGCCTCGACATGGCCATCATCAATCCTGGCATGATACAGGTGTATGATGAGATCGAGCCACGATTGCTCAAGGCCGTGGAAGATGTGATACTCGATCGCCGAAGCGATGCTACCGAGGCGCTCATCGCCCTGGCTCAAGAAATCAAGACCCAGGGGCAGGAGGCTGCAAGTCACGAGTCGACGGCTGCTGCCCAGTGGCGCAGCGGCAGTGTAGACGAGCGGCTGGCCCACGCACTGGTGAAGGGCGTGAGCGACTACCTGGCTGTCGACGTTGCCCAGGCACTCGAGCAGTGCGGCGGTAATGCTGTGCAGGTCATCGAGGGGCCGCTCATGGCTGGCATGGAGCGCGTGGGGCAGTACTTCGGCGAGGGCAAGATGTTTCTGCCCCAGGTCGTGAAGAGCGCCAAGGTGATGAAGCAGGCTGTGGCCCTGCTTCAGCCTGAACTTGAAAAACGCAACTCTGGCAACTCGCTGGTTGGCAAACCTCGTATTGTGCTGGCCACTGTGAAGGGCGATGTACACGACATCGGGAAGAATATCGTGAGCATTGTGCTGGCTTGCAACAACTTCGAGGTCATCGACTTGGGCGTGATGGTCGACAACACAACGATACTGGCTGCCGCACGGCGCTATGAGCCGGTGTTTGTGGGCGTGAGCGGCCTCATCACACCCTCGCTCAAGGAAATGGAAAACTTGTGCCGTCTCTTCGAGCGCGAAGGCATGAGGGTGCCCATCTTTGTGGGCGGTGCCACTACCTCGGCCGTACACACGGCAGTGAAACTGGCCCCCTTGTACAGCGGCGGTGTAATATATGGTGGCGATGCCTCGAGCACCTCGGTCTTTGCCAAGAAGTACCTGGCTCATCCCGCCCAGGAGCTGGCCGTGCTGCGGCAACGCCAGCAGCAACTGCGCCACGTGTATGCCGCCAGCCACAAGATGGCGTTGATGCCCTATGGCCAGGCTTGTGCCAGCGCCCCGCGTCTCGAGGCCGTGCAATGCTACCCGCGCCGGCGCGAGGTGCCGTTGCAAGTGAGCATCGAGCAGGTGGAGCCGCTCATCGACTGGCACATGCTGCTGCACTACTGGGGCTTCAAGCCGGGCCAGGAGAGCAGCGATCAGGCTCGGCTGGCGCTGGCTGCAGCCCGGCAGCAACTCGAGCAGGTGAAACGCGATAGCAGCATCGCCCTAAGGACTGTTGTGAAATACTATGATGCCTGCCGCCAGGGCAACGATATTGTGCTCGACAATGGCACGCGGCTGCCCATGCTCAGGGCTCAGAGCGGCAAGTGCGAGTCGCTGGCCGACTTTTTTCCCGAGCAGGGCACTGCCCCTATAGGCCTCTTCTGTGTCACGGCCGTCGACCAGTTGAGCGAGGGCGATCCCAAAGACTTTGAGCACCTCATGCAGCAGGGCCTGGCAGCACGCTTGGCCGAGGCTGCGGCCCAGTGGCTGCAAGAGCAGCTCTATAAGCCTGGCGATGTGGTGATAAGGCCCGCTTTTGGCTATGCAACTTGCCCCGATCACAGCCTCAAGGCGATAGTCGTCGATGCCCTCGACGCCCGCGAGCTGCTGGGCCTGTCGCTCACCGAGAGCTACATGATAGTGCCGGCTACCAGTGTGTGTGGTCTGCTTGTGGCTCACCCCGAGGCTCACTATTTTGCCGTGGGGAAAATCGACCGTGACCAGCTGGCCGACTATGCCCGCCGGCGCCGACTGCCCGTCGAGGAAGTAGAAAAATTATTAATCAACAATGTGCAATGA
- a CDS encoding OsmC family protein has product MSITRATYVGNGRVEAVHNASQVMVTTDAGKAVGGLGVHQTPVELLGNALAACALTIMGLQAGKAGVDFTGCYAEVGECEEDMQKFVVTRIPITFHLKASYDAKLRAKLESFAHRACFVGNTLTAEKAFTFIYE; this is encoded by the coding sequence ATGAGTATTACAAGAGCAACCTATGTTGGCAATGGTAGAGTGGAGGCTGTGCACAATGCCTCGCAAGTGATGGTTACAACCGATGCCGGCAAGGCAGTGGGCGGCCTGGGTGTGCACCAGACCCCCGTTGAGCTGCTGGGCAACGCGCTGGCAGCCTGCGCCCTCACCATCATGGGCCTGCAGGCCGGCAAGGCTGGTGTAGACTTCACAGGCTGCTATGCCGAGGTGGGAGAGTGCGAGGAAGACATGCAGAAGTTTGTGGTCACCCGCATCCCCATCACTTTCCATCTCAAGGCCTCGTATGATGCCAAACTGCGTGCCAAGCTCGAGAGCTTCGCCCACAGGGCCTGCTTTGTGGGCAACACGCTCACGGCCGAGAAGGCTTTCACGTTCATCTATGAGTAG
- a CDS encoding glycosyltransferase — MNVLFLTSFKVSPTQGGTERATISVATGLRELYGWHCFSAYIVGAATARAECFDAEYCVGGKGRLNALRDIIVDNDVDFVVVQGIFELVKPLRAITRDLKCMTVVAHHFQPGWETHFMTFDDYVGQWKKSPDPLRWCKRGVDLLLYPILRARYLHKLPAEYHEAYACADAVVLLSKNHVRPFMQFGHIDDERKFHVIPNSLSFPTFLPKEKINNKKNVALIVSRLDDPPKRISLAIKIWNAVKQHKEADDWKLNIVGHGPYMHAYQQLIKKLGTPDVYLLGRQAPNRFYEESSIFMMTSKSEGWGLTVTEAQQMGVVPIAFNSYASLCDIITDGDNGLVIPECDAAQYVEKLLWLMSHVPERRRLAAQAIDSAHRYENSKIVELWHALFKQLKDEK, encoded by the coding sequence ATGAATGTCCTTTTTCTCACTTCCTTCAAGGTGAGCCCTACCCAAGGTGGGACTGAGCGTGCAACTATCTCGGTAGCTACAGGCCTTCGTGAGTTATATGGCTGGCACTGCTTCTCAGCCTATATCGTTGGTGCCGCTACCGCAAGGGCCGAGTGCTTCGACGCCGAATACTGCGTGGGGGGCAAGGGGCGGTTGAATGCGCTGCGCGACATCATTGTCGACAACGACGTCGACTTTGTTGTGGTTCAGGGAATTTTTGAATTGGTGAAGCCGCTACGGGCGATAACCCGCGATTTAAAGTGCATGACGGTCGTCGCCCACCATTTCCAGCCTGGCTGGGAAACACATTTCATGACTTTTGACGACTATGTGGGCCAGTGGAAAAAGTCTCCCGACCCTTTGCGGTGGTGCAAAAGGGGCGTCGACTTGCTTCTTTACCCCATACTCAGAGCCCGGTATCTGCACAAGTTGCCTGCTGAGTATCATGAAGCCTATGCCTGTGCCGACGCAGTTGTGCTATTGAGTAAAAACCACGTGCGGCCTTTCATGCAGTTTGGGCACATCGATGACGAGCGCAAGTTCCATGTCATCCCCAACAGCTTGTCTTTTCCCACGTTCTTGCCTAAGGAGAAAATCAACAACAAGAAGAATGTTGCCTTGATCGTTTCTCGCTTAGACGACCCTCCCAAAAGAATATCTTTGGCCATCAAGATATGGAATGCCGTGAAGCAGCACAAGGAAGCCGATGACTGGAAGCTAAACATAGTGGGGCACGGCCCTTACATGCATGCTTATCAACAGTTGATAAAGAAGTTGGGCACGCCCGACGTTTATCTCCTCGGCAGGCAGGCGCCCAATAGGTTCTACGAGGAGTCGTCTATCTTCATGATGACCTCCAAGAGCGAGGGTTGGGGCCTCACTGTGACCGAGGCTCAGCAAATGGGTGTTGTGCCCATAGCTTTTAATAGCTACGCATCGCTGTGCGACATCATCACCGACGGCGACAATGGCTTGGTGATACCAGAATGTGATGCGGCACAGTATGTCGAAAAGCTGCTTTGGCTCATGAGCCATGTGCCCGAAAGAAGAAGGCTGGCGGCACAGGCGATCGACAGTGCTCATCGATATGAAAACAGCAAGATTGTAGAGCTATGGCATGCGCTATTCAAACAGCTAAAAGATGAAAAATAA
- a CDS encoding lipopolysaccharide biosynthesis protein — MPENNSLANKRIAKNTVLLYMRMLLLLAISLYTSRIVLNTLGVTDYGIYNVVGGVITILGFVTGSLGGATSRYITTALGKGDKHALLKLFSSILFIHYFAGAIIFVLSETVGLWFVLTQLNIPNGRMPAAMWVYQLSILAAIVNMISIPYNAVIIAHEKMSAFAYISLLDATLKLLIAFLLQISPTDKLILYSVLILLVQLLDRLLYYFYCQKHFEETRTKAKYNKELFREISAYAGWTITGELSVVGYTQGLNVLLNIFFNPAVNAARGIAVQIQGICSQFSTNFEMALNPQITKNYAQGNFERMHHLIIHGSKFSYYIFFFILLPLTLEAPFVLKIWLGEVPPYSVIFLRLTLVIGILFTLKNFIIVAVHATGTIKRFQIIETSMLLSIVPIAYIGLKYFHFAPESVFIVHIAVEIVTQLVRLMIVLPMIGMSMLVYMKKVVLPLVVVTIIAPVLPTVLYMYLGNAVVNFFVVCLAAVVSSCLTIYYIGCTGQERSFINAQLASVASKFNISFKK; from the coding sequence ATGCCCGAGAACAATAGCTTGGCAAATAAGCGCATAGCAAAGAATACGGTTCTTCTCTACATGAGAATGCTGTTGTTGCTTGCTATCAGTTTATATACCTCAAGGATAGTTCTAAACACCCTGGGCGTCACCGATTATGGCATCTACAATGTCGTGGGCGGTGTGATTACCATTCTGGGCTTTGTCACGGGCTCTCTGGGCGGAGCTACATCGCGATACATTACAACCGCCTTGGGCAAGGGCGATAAGCACGCGCTCCTGAAACTGTTCAGCAGCATCCTGTTCATTCATTATTTCGCTGGAGCCATTATTTTTGTGTTGAGCGAAACCGTCGGGTTGTGGTTTGTTCTCACGCAATTGAATATTCCCAATGGCAGGATGCCGGCTGCAATGTGGGTCTACCAGCTCTCGATACTGGCTGCCATTGTCAACATGATAAGCATTCCATACAATGCTGTGATCATAGCGCATGAAAAGATGTCGGCTTTTGCCTACATCAGCCTTCTCGATGCCACGTTGAAGCTGTTGATTGCTTTCTTGCTACAGATCAGTCCCACCGACAAGCTTATTTTGTATTCGGTCCTGATACTGCTGGTGCAGCTTTTAGACAGGCTCCTCTATTATTTTTATTGCCAAAAGCACTTTGAGGAAACAAGGACTAAGGCAAAGTACAACAAAGAATTGTTTAGAGAAATATCGGCCTATGCAGGTTGGACAATCACCGGGGAATTGTCGGTTGTGGGCTACACCCAGGGATTGAATGTGCTGCTCAACATCTTCTTCAACCCCGCCGTGAATGCAGCAAGAGGCATTGCGGTGCAAATTCAGGGTATATGCAGCCAGTTCAGTACCAACTTTGAAATGGCGCTCAACCCACAGATAACTAAAAACTATGCTCAAGGCAACTTTGAGCGCATGCATCATCTCATCATTCATGGCTCAAAGTTTTCCTATTACATATTCTTTTTTATCCTTTTGCCATTGACACTCGAGGCGCCGTTTGTATTAAAAATATGGTTAGGAGAGGTGCCGCCCTATTCTGTCATTTTCCTACGGCTCACGCTTGTCATCGGCATCCTTTTTACGCTCAAGAATTTCATCATTGTAGCAGTACATGCAACCGGAACGATAAAACGGTTTCAAATCATTGAAACTTCTATGCTCCTCTCGATTGTCCCAATTGCCTACATTGGACTTAAATATTTTCATTTTGCTCCCGAGAGCGTATTTATTGTTCATATAGCTGTAGAGATTGTCACGCAACTGGTCAGACTGATGATCGTTTTGCCCATGATTGGCATGTCGATGCTGGTCTACATGAAAAAAGTGGTGTTGCCGCTTGTCGTGGTAACGATAATTGCGCCAGTGCTGCCCACTGTGCTCTACATGTATTTAGGCAATGCCGTGGTCAATTTTTTCGTCGTGTGCCTTGCAGCTGTAGTATCCTCGTGCTTGACAATATATTACATAGGTTGCACAGGGCAGGAACGCAGTTTCATCAATGCTCAACTGGCGAGTGTAGCAAGTAAATTCAATATCTCGTTTAAGAAATAA